DNA from Chitinophaga pendula:
CCGTTATAGAAAAATATACAACACAACAAGGCTGAATTCACCCATTTCCCCTTACCAAACACTATGGTCAAACTTAACACCCTATCAGGCTATCCAGATGCCGATCAGCCCAAACGCACGATTGCTTACCTGCTGATCTGGTGCTCTTCAGGAACCATTGACATAGTGGTCGATGAAAAGAAATTGACCCTTCAACCACATGACGTCCTCACCATTACCTCCGGACAGGTACATTATTTCAAAAATACAACCAATGCGGAAGGATATATACTGGAATTTCCACTAGCCTTCTTCTGTAAAGATGATAACGACATAGAACTGATCTTCCACAATGGACTCTTCTGCCATTTCGATATGAATGAAGTGATCCCTATAAAGCCATATCAGATCATAGAAGACCAACTCAAACTTATCGAAGCGGAACTACAGGAACAACCTTACCAACATCTCATCTCCATTCACTCCAGGATAACGCTGATACTGGTCGCTATCAACAGGGCCAAAGTCGAAAGAGGCGATGAAATATGGAAACCCGATGCCCTATTCCTCAAGTTCCTCGAAATAGCACGATCTAGCTTTGAGAAAAATTACACCATGAAAGACTATGCCAGGATACTAGGTACTACTGAGGCTAAAATCAATGAACAGTCAAAGTTACATACCGGTAAAACAGCCCAAAACGTCGTCTACGAACTGGTCATCTCGGAAGCCAAAAGGCTGTTGATCTATCAGAAACTCTCTGTGAAAGAAGTCGCCTACAAGCTAGGCTTCAATGACCCCTTCTATT
Protein-coding regions in this window:
- a CDS encoding helix-turn-helix domain-containing protein — its product is MVKLNTLSGYPDADQPKRTIAYLLIWCSSGTIDIVVDEKKLTLQPHDVLTITSGQVHYFKNTTNAEGYILEFPLAFFCKDDNDIELIFHNGLFCHFDMNEVIPIKPYQIIEDQLKLIEAELQEQPYQHLISIHSRITLILVAINRAKVERGDEIWKPDALFLKFLEIARSSFEKNYTMKDYARILGTTEAKINEQSKLHTGKTAQNVVYELVISEAKRLLIYQKLSVKEVAYKLGFNDPFYFSNFFKKYTNASPKSYQSKNSL